The Salinivibrio kushneri genomic interval CGAGCAAGCCGCTAACCAGCAGCAAACAGAGGGACTCATTCAGGCACTAACTCGTATCAACACCGCACTGGATCAGTTGCTAGCGGTACTACCTCGCGCCTCTCAATGATCGAATAGGCGCAATCACAGACGGATGAATGTGATCCCTTATCCGGATATCCAGAAAATCGGTGTACAAATTGCGCAATCCAGTGCCACACTGACAGTAAGTGTTATCAACCATGACGGTAGTGAATAATGAGAAAAACCAAAGTAGTCACCTCCGAGGACATTCTGCTCAAACTGTGTCAGTCCGCCACGGCAGTATTAACCAAAGCGACTGACTCTCCCGTGCACCATGCTGCAATGGTACAAAAGATTGCCAAAACCAGTCTCAAGCCTGACCTCGGCTGTTTTGTGCTGTTTGATGGTGGCTTCTCTGGGCTTGTTGTGATCAACTTTTCCTCCGCCGCGGCGTTAGAAATCTACCGCAATTACATGCAGCATATGGGGATCCCCGAAGAAGAGTTGGCCAGCTTACACACCGCAGATGAAGTGGGTGATGTGCTCGGTGAACTCATGAACCAGATTATTGGCGATTTCACCGGCAAGATTAAGCGCTCAATCCAAACCTCGATCACCCAAAACCAACCGAAGATGATGGCGGTTAACAAAAATCTTACCGTGTCAGTCGATAGCAACATCGACAAGCCACAGGCGCGCCGCGTGAGCTTTACCACTGAGCACAACAATATCTTCTATCTTGAGCTTGCCATGGAACGTACCGAATTTATCCAGCTTCAAGACTTTGAAGAAGGGGAAGAAGTTGATCCTGATTCCATTCTGGAAGCAGAAACGGTTCGCCAATTAGAAGAAAAGTCTAACGACAAAAGCGATAAAAAAGATAGCGGTAGCAACGATTTACTTGATGAGCTAGGGATTTAACCTCTCCCTCTTTTGACTTTAGCTAAGACAGAAACACGAGTGACTCGCGAGTTATCATAGCCTCTCGGCAACGATCCGAGTGGCTTGTGTTTTCTTTTCGTCCACTGACTTTTTTCTTGCCGATTATTAAGAAACTTAACGGACGTCGTACCTCACAGTTATAAATGC includes:
- a CDS encoding DUF3334 family protein, which gives rise to MRKTKVVTSEDILLKLCQSATAVLTKATDSPVHHAAMVQKIAKTSLKPDLGCFVLFDGGFSGLVVINFSSAAALEIYRNYMQHMGIPEEELASLHTADEVGDVLGELMNQIIGDFTGKIKRSIQTSITQNQPKMMAVNKNLTVSVDSNIDKPQARRVSFTTEHNNIFYLELAMERTEFIQLQDFEEGEEVDPDSILEAETVRQLEEKSNDKSDKKDSGSNDLLDELGI